TTCCCGCCCTTCCCTTCTTGGTTCGAGGGGCCGCTCCGGAAGCCGCCCTCCCGCCGGCATCAAGGCTCCCTGTCACCTATACAGTAAGTACTTCGCGCGCAGGATCCGCCACTGCGCCTCGGCCCGCGCCCAGGTGTTTGCGATATCGGCCGGGTCGTCACCCAGCCGGATGCGCTTTGCTGTGTCCGCCCCGAATAGCCGCGCCACGCCGTCCAGGTTGAACTGAGTCGGATGCAGGCGGAACAGCGCCGACGCCACTTCGACGCCCACGCGCACCGGCCGCAGCTTGCTCCGATCGGTCACGGTGATGAACACGCCCTGGCAGAGCTCGTTCGCGAACTTGCTCGAGACAGGCGTGAACGTCATCGGGTAGAACCGCACGCCCGGCAGGTTGCGCTTGTTCAGCTCCGCCGCCAGCCGCATGCCGTCAATCCACGGCGCCCCCACCCGCTCGAACGGCGTGTCGGTTCCGCGCCCGACCGACAGGTTCGATGCCTCGATCGCGCCGATGCCGGTGTAGAGGCTGGCCGCCACCATGTCGCGCATGTTGGGTGACGGGTTCACCCACATCAGGCCCGTGTCGTCAAACCAGTCGTCCCGGTTCCAGTACTTCATCTCGACGACGGTCAGCGCCGCGCCAATCTTGTTCTCAGCATTAAACAGCTTCGCCAGCTCGCCGAGTGTCATCCCATGCCGGATGGGCATCGGGAAGTAGGCAGTGAATCCCAGCTCGGCCGGATCGAGTGACGGCCCTTCTATCTGGACGCCGGTGATCGGGTTCGGCCGGTCGAGCACGACGACGGCGATCTTGCGCTTGGCCGCCTCTTCCATCACATAGGCCAGCGTGGTCGTGTAGGTATAGAAGCGTGCCCCGATGTCCTGCAGGTCGATGACGATGGTGTCGAGGCCTTTAAGCATCTCGTCGGTCGGCCTCATTGTCGAGCCGTACAGTGAGTAGATGGGCAGGCCTGTCTTCTCGTCGGTCGAGGAATCGACCTTCGCGTCGAGAATGCCTCGGATGCCATGCTCGGGGCTGAAGAGCGCAACCAGTTGCACGCCCTTCGCGGAGGCGAGGAGATCGATCGTGGCCTGGCCGTCCCGGGAGCGGCCCGTGTGGTTGGTGACCAGGCCCACGCGCTTGCCCTGCAGCAGTCTGAACGCGTCGGCGCGCAGCACGTCGAGGCCGTTCCGTGTCCGTCCCTCCGTCTCGTCGCCGCGTCGCGCAGCCGTACCCGAGGCGCCGAAGTCCGTGCCGGTCCATTGCTGCTGCCTGAGCGCGGCGGCATCCGGCACCCCACGCAAGGAGGACGCGACGATGGTCGCGACGCGTGCGCGCAGTGGCGTCACGTCACCCTTCCCGTCTGGATGCACGCGGTTCGAGAGCAGCACGACGTAGGCCCGCGTCAGCGGATCGATCCAGATCGAGGTACCCGTGAACCCGGTGTGGCCGAACGATCCGATCGGCAGCAGCTCGCCCCGATTCGACGAGTAGCTCGTGTCGATATCCCATCCGAGGCCGCGCATGCTCGGCATTCCTGCCGGTGACGCCGGTGTCGTCATCTTCGCGACGGTGAGCGGAGACAGGATGCGCGTCGTTCCCAGCGATCCTCCATCAAGCAGCATCCGGCAGAAACGCGACAGATCGTCCGCCGTGCTGAACAGTCCCGCGTGGCCTGCGACGCCGCCCATCCGCCGCGCGGTCGGGTCGTGCACGATACCGCGCAGCATCACCTGTCCAGGACCGCTGCACGGCCATCCGAACGGCACGCACATCTCGGTGGGCGCGATGCGCGGGCGAAGCGCCTCGGGGGGGTTGAACATCGTGTCGTTCATGCGCAGCGGCTTGAAGACTCGATCGCGCGAGAACTGATCGACGCGCTGGCCACTGACGCGCGCCACGACTTCGGCCAGCACGAAGAAGTTGATGTCGCTGTAGACGAACCGCTCGCCGGGCGCCGAGGTCGGCACCTCGTCGCAGGCGCGCGCGATTGCCGTCTCGTAGCTCGTCCACGAGTCGTCGCTCAGATCGAGGTCGGGGCGCAGTCCCGAGTAGTGCGTCAGAAGATGGCGGATGGTGATCTGATTCTTGCCGTGCCGGCCAAAATCGGGGATGAAGGTCGCCACACGGTCGTTCAGGCGGATGCGGCCTTCCTCGACGAGGATCATGATGCTGGTGGTGGTAGCGATCACCTTGGTCAGCGATGCCATGTCGAAGATGGTGTCGAGTGTCATCCGCTCGGGTTGCGGAACCAGGGCCCGCATCCCGTAGGCCTTCAGGTACACGACTTCCGACCCGCGGCCGACCAGCAGCACGGCTCCTGGCAGTTGCTTGTCCGCAATGGCCCGCTCGATGACCTTGTCGACCGTCGAAAGGCGCGCCATGTCGAACGCGACCGACCTCGGAGGCGTCACAGCCGGGCGGGAGGCCATGGTTGCGGGTTGGGCCTGCGGCGACTGCGCCATCGAGCCAGTGGTCATCGTCGCCAGCATCACCGCCATCACCAGCATCCGCGCGTTGCGTCTTCGCACGATAGCCTCCCTGGCGGCAGAGTCCCGCTGGTACGCCGCCACCGCCATAGCATACTCGCGGAAGCTCCGCCCTGGAGCGCCGAGGGCCGTAGGGGCACGGCATGCCGTGCCCGTTGGTTGGGTCGCGCCAGACAATCACTCCGGGAGTGATTGCTTTCCTCCAAAAAAAACGGGGGAGCCACCTGGCTCCCCCATTGAGAATCGAGGCACCGCGTGGCGCCCCGCGGACGATGAGTCTGCTAGAAGTTGAACTGCAGGCTCACGTGCCAGTAGCGGCCCAGAGAATCGTACGTGTTGTAGAAACCCGCCCCGTAGTCGTTCGGAGACATGCCAGGCGCGAGCGGGGGTTCCTTGTCGAGAATGTTGTTGACACCAACAACGATCTGGTAGTTCTTCAACAACTTGTAGTTGATCCCGAGGTCAAAGTAGTGGCGGGCCGAGATCGTGTAGATGTCGTTGGCCTTCAACAACGCGACGTTGCCGGGATCTCCGATAGCCGGATTGGGGCTGCCATCATCATTGGTAACGCCACCGATCATGCGCCAGCCGAGAGAGAACGTCGTGTGGAAATTCGTCTCCCACGACAAGCGGGCGAGATGTCTCCACTTGGGGGTCGGAATACCGCACTGGTTGCCAAAGTAACCCACGCAGTCATAGGCATAGAGCCCGGTGTCAACCTTTTGATGCATCAGGTAGGTGCCAATGAGGTTGAGGTTGACCGAGCCGGCGCTGCCAAGGCTCTTGGCGTAGGCGGCAGTTACGTCGACGCCCTGTGAGCTGAGCTTGCCGACGTTCTGATTGGTGGTGATGGTGTAGGCGTCATTTGTCATCCACAGCGTACCCAGCCTGTCACGGTGAATCAGGCCGCACAGGAACGTATTGCCCGTCGTTGCGCACTGGTTCTGGATGTCGTCGGCCCCAAGGCTGCCGATGGTGCTGTCGATCTTGACGTTGTAGTAATCGAGCGCGGCCGTGAAGCCCGGGAACGCCTTCGGGGTGATCACCAGTCCGCCGGTAAAGGTGTCGGCTTTCTCGGGAGTGAGGTTCGGGTTACCTCCACCGAGGGTGTTGTACTGGCCAGCGGGGTTCTCGGAGACCGTGCCGTACTGGGCAGCGGTCATGCCAGTCCGTTGACACTCCGCCAGAGATGCTGTCGGGTGCGTGCCCGCACAGACGTCCTGAGAGCCATTGAGACCGAGCCCCTG
This portion of the Acidobacteriota bacterium genome encodes:
- a CDS encoding DUF1343 domain-containing protein; its protein translation is MRRRNARMLVMAVMLATMTTGSMAQSPQAQPATMASRPAVTPPRSVAFDMARLSTVDKVIERAIADKQLPGAVLLVGRGSEVVYLKAYGMRALVPQPERMTLDTIFDMASLTKVIATTTSIMILVEEGRIRLNDRVATFIPDFGRHGKNQITIRHLLTHYSGLRPDLDLSDDSWTSYETAIARACDEVPTSAPGERFVYSDINFFVLAEVVARVSGQRVDQFSRDRVFKPLRMNDTMFNPPEALRPRIAPTEMCVPFGWPCSGPGQVMLRGIVHDPTARRMGGVAGHAGLFSTADDLSRFCRMLLDGGSLGTTRILSPLTVAKMTTPASPAGMPSMRGLGWDIDTSYSSNRGELLPIGSFGHTGFTGTSIWIDPLTRAYVVLLSNRVHPDGKGDVTPLRARVATIVASSLRGVPDAAALRQQQWTGTDFGASGTAARRGDETEGRTRNGLDVLRADAFRLLQGKRVGLVTNHTGRSRDGQATIDLLASAKGVQLVALFSPEHGIRGILDAKVDSSTDEKTGLPIYSLYGSTMRPTDEMLKGLDTIVIDLQDIGARFYTYTTTLAYVMEEAAKRKIAVVVLDRPNPITGVQIEGPSLDPAELGFTAYFPMPIRHGMTLGELAKLFNAENKIGAALTVVEMKYWNRDDWFDDTGLMWVNPSPNMRDMVAASLYTGIGAIEASNLSVGRGTDTPFERVGAPWIDGMRLAAELNKRNLPGVRFYPMTFTPVSSKFANELCQGVFITVTDRSKLRPVRVGVEVASALFRLHPTQFNLDGVARLFGADTAKRIRLGDDPADIANTWARAEAQWRILRAKYLLYR